CAGGTCTTCCACCTGGGTTTCAGCTACCACCATGGTAGTTAACCCAAAGTACGGAGGGACTTTATACCTAATGGGATGGATCGGTAACCTGGTTACCCGATGGTAACCTCACTTGACGACACCGAAAACGGGCGTTACTCCTCGGACTCGTCCTGTTCGTCGGCGGCCTCGTCCCCCGGCTGGAACTCGGCGGTATAGCCGGCGTAATCTACGGCGTCGAGTAGGTCCTCGACGTCCGCGTCGCCCTCGACGACGGCGGTATTCGCCTCGTGATCGGCACTTGCTTCCTCGACCCCGGAGACCTCCTCGAGGGCAGTTTCGACGATGTCTTCACAGCCGTCACAGCTCATATCCTCGACGCGAAGCGTGATGGACATGCAAGCGGGTTGGGGATGGGGGGCTTAGGGCGTTTCGGGTTCGACCGGGTCAGCGCCGGAACCGACCCAGGAGCTGATAGTCGTGATCCGGGGTGTAGTTCCGGAACGTGAGACTGTTCGTGAGCACGCTCACGCTGGAACTCGCCATCGCGGCCGCGGCCGCGACTGGCTGGAGCAACCCGAGTGAGGCAAGCGGGATCATCACCGTGTTGTACCCCAGCGCCCAGAAGAGGTTCTGCCTGATCTTCTGGAGGGTCGCCACGGAGAGCCGGATGGCCTTGAGCACGTCCCGGGGATCGTCCCGGACGAGAGTGACGTCCCCGGCCTCGATGGCGACGTCCGTCCCACTGCCGATCGCTGCCCCCACGGCGGCCTCGGTGAGGGCGGGCGCGTCGTTGACGCCGTCCCCGACCATCATCGCGTCGCCGCTTGCGTCCTGAATTTCTCTGACGACTGAAGCCTTTTCGGCCGGGAGGACCTCCGCACGGATGTTCGTCGACGGGATGCCGACGACCTCGGCCACACTCCGGGCGGTTCGCTCGTTGTCCCCGGTGAGCATCCAGACGTCGATCCCTCGGTCCTGAAGCTGTTCCACGGCCGCTTTGGCCGATTCCTTGACCGTGTCGGCTGTCGCAACGATGCCCGCTACCTGGCCGTCGACCGCGACGACGATTCCGGTCTTGCCGGCCGCTTCGAGTTCGGTCAGTTGATCCTCCAGGGGGCCGAGTTCGATCCCCGCCTCCTGGAGCAGTTTTCGGTTCCCCAGGTGGAGTTCTCGGCCGTCGACGGTCGCCGTGATCCCACGACCCGGTTCGTTTTCGAAGGTTTCGGGCTCCCCGACCTCCAGGTCGCGATCCGCGGCCGCGCTGACGATCGCCCGTGCGATCGGGTGTTCGCTCCCCGACTCGGCGCTCGCGGCCAATCTGAGTAATTCGTCCTGGTCGATCGATTGCTCGGTCAGGAGCCCGCCGTCTGCACGGGGCTCGGAGACGATCACGTCACTGACTGCCATCGAGCCTTCGGTGAGCGTCCCGGTTTTGTCGAAGATGACTGTCTGGACGTCCCTGACCCGTTCGAGCA
This region of Halodesulfurarchaeum sp. HSR-GB genomic DNA includes:
- a CDS encoding heavy-metal-associated domain-containing protein, which translates into the protein MSITLRVEDMSCDGCEDIVETALEEVSGVEEASADHEANTAVVEGDADVEDLLDAVDYAGYTAEFQPGDEAADEQDESEE